Genomic segment of Bartonella bacilliformis KC583:
GCAACGCTAAATCCAAGCCGTGTCAAAATAGCTACAGTTTGTCCATGATCGATTTCTAAATTAGTTAAACGCTTAATTTCAGAAAATGGAAAAACAATCTGTCTAGTTTTTGGCTTCTGATACCCAATAACCCGCATCATCGATGCTTCACCACCACAAAGACGCAAAGCCAATTCTGTTGCAATTTCAAGCCCTGATTCCATAAAAGCAGGATCAACACCTCGTTCAAAACGATAACGTGCATCACTAATCAATCCAAGGGCTCGACCCGTTTGTGCAATATTTTGCGAATCCCAAAGCGCAGATTCAATAATAACACGGTGTGTCATTTCATCACAGCTTGTTCTTTTACCCCCCATAATACCAGCAATAGAAACAACGCCCTCATCATCTGCGATTACGCAATTTTGTGGTCCTAAATTATAGATTTTGCCATTAAGTGCTTGGAGTTGTTCTCCTTCAAAACCACGACGGACTTTTAAAACCCCTTTTACCTTATCTGCATCAAATACATGCAGTGGACGGCCAAGATCAAAAGTCATATAGTTGGTTATATCAACCAGTGCATTAATTGGTCTCAAACCGATTGCAATTAAGCGTTGTTGCATCCATTGTGGTGATGCACCATTTTTCACATTGCGCACTTCACACCAAGCAAAGCCTAAACATAATGATGCACCTGATGAAAAATCTAAAGAAACCTGAGTTGATGTTTCAAAAGAGCCCGTCAACTGTGACAAAGGTAACTCTTTCAATCGCCCAATTCCAGCTGCCGCTAAATCACGAGCAATTCCACGAACGCCAGTACAATCAGAACGATTAGGTGTTAAACCAACATCAATAACCGGATCATCTAATCCTGCATAGGTTGCAAATTGTGCCCCAACAGGAGCATCTTCGGGAAGTTCAATAATTCCATCACGCATACCTGGAAGCTTCAGCTCTTCCTGTGAACACATCATACCAAAGCTTTCAACACCACGGATTTTACCAACAGATAATGTAATATCCAACCCAGGAACATAGGTGCCTGGCAACGCAAGCACACTAACAAGCCCAACACGCGCGTTTTTTGCTCCACAAACAACTTGTATAGGTGTACCAGCCCCCGTATCTACAGACAAAATTTGTAATTTATCGGCATCAGGATGCTTAGCAGCTGTTAAAACCTTTGCAATAACAAAGCCTTCTAAAGAAGCACAATCAACATGATCAACTTCAAGACCAATTGCTGTTAATTTGTCACAAATTTCATCCAAAGACGCATTTGTCTCTAAGTGATCCCTTAACCAGGATAATGTAAATTTCATTTTAAAACCTCACATGAAAACTGTTACAAGATCACACATTGCCCAAACGAGAAAAAAGGGTGGAAATATCAAAACAGCGAAAGCCATAATGATCTAACCAACGCAGATCAGCATCAAAAAAAGCACGTAAATCAGGCATGCCATATTTTAACATAGCAATACGATCAATACCCATGCCCCAAGCAAATCCTTGGTATTCATCTGGGTCAAAACCAACATTCTTTAAAACCTGAGGATGCACCATACCACATCCTAAAATTTCTAACCAATCATGACCTTCTCCAAATTTCACTTCTGAACCAGAACGATCACATTGAATATCAACTTCCATAGATGGTTCCGTAAAAGGAAAAAAAGATGGACGAAAACGCATCTTCACCGACGGCACTTCAAAAAAAGCTTTACAAAAAGTCTCATGAAGCCACATCATATGAGCAATGTTAGAAGTTTTATCAATTACCAATCCTTCTACCTGATGAAACATCGGTGAATGCGTTGCATCAGAATCCATACGGTAAGTTTTTCCAGGAATAATAATACGTATCGGTGCCTGTTTTTTTTCCATTACGCGAATTTGCACGGGTGACGTATGCGTGCGTAGCACCTTCCGATTCCCTGTTGCATCCTCACTAAAAAAGAAAGTATCATGCATTTCCCGTGCTGGATGACCTTCAGGAAAATTTAATGCCGTGAAATTATAATAATCTGTTTCAATATCTGGCCCCTCCGCAATAGAAAAACCCATATCCGCATAAATGGCTATGAGTTCATCAATAACCTGCGAGATAGGATGAATACGGCCTCGTTCTACAGGTGAAGAACGAACAGGTAAAGTCACATCCACTCTCTCTTTGGAAAGGCGCAAAGCCGTTGCCTGGCGCTTAAAAATATCACGTTTTTGCGCTAATAATTCTAAAATGCGTTTCTTTAACTCATTAAGCGCCGGCCCAACTTTAAGACGCTCATCGGCGCTGATATTTCCCAATGCTTTTAATCGTTCAGAAATGCTGCCTTTTTTGCCTAACGCAGCAACACGCACGGCTTCAAGTTCCTGTTCATCACACGCAGCTTCTAAAGCTAAAAAAATTTCCTGTTCCAGACGCTCAATATCGCTCATATCCCTGCCTGTTGTTTCAATAAAAAAGCCCGCACCAGCAATAACCAGCGCGGGATCCCAAAAAATGAATGCTTTAAGAAAACGCGACTAGCTTACTTAACAGCTCCTTCGAAAGCATTAGGCGTTGTATCTTTCAAATATTCTAAAGCTTTCTTTGCAGAAGCTACTAAAGCAGAAAATACTGTAGGTTCATGAATAGCGATATCAGAAAGAACCTTACGATCAATCTCAATACCGGCTTTCGATAAACCGTCAATGAAGCGTCCATAAGTCAAACCTTCCATACGAACAGCTGCATTGATCCGCTGAATCCATAGAGCGCGGAAGGTACGTTTTCTGTTTTTGCGATCACGGTAAGCATATTGCTTTGAACGATCAACTGCTGCCTTAGCCGCACGAATAGTATTTTTACGACGACCGTAAAAACCTTCAGCTTGCTTTAAAATCTTCTTGTGCTTAGCGTGAGCTGTCACACCTCTTTTTACACGTGCCATGTAATAATCTCCTAAAAATCAAAAACGCAAAGCTTAAAGCCCATTCGGCAAATAACAATGAATGACTTTTTTAGCATCGGGTTCAGCGAGAATCATTGTTCCACGTGCATCACGAATAAACTTATTAGAACGTTTAATCATACCATGGCGCTTACCTGCAGCTGCCACCTTAATTTTACCTGTCGCAGTAATTTTAAACCGCTTCTTAGCGGACGATTTGGTCTTCATTTTGGGCATTTTGCTACTCCATATATTTAAATTTAATCAAGCTGACCAAAGCTTGAATAAGCACTTGAACAGCCACGGCATGCCCTGCCGGGCGGATCGAAACCCCTTTCATAAGCCAGTATATATAAAATAGCAAGATCTATTGGAAAAAAACTGGTGCTCCATTGCCTTTAATTTCAACTAAAGGCGCTGGGATTGTGTTTGTCTTGATCGCCGCTTTGCAAAGATCAGCGATGATACACTGTGTGCATTGTGCCTTACGTGCTTTACAAATGTAACGGCCATGTAAAATAAGCCAATGATGCGCATAACGCATGTAATAAGACGGAATAATCTTCACCAACTTTTCTTCAACCATCTCTGGTGTTTTTCCTGGTGCTAAACCAAGGCGGTTTCCGAGACGAAAAATATGCGTATCTACGGCTATAGTGGGCTGACTAAAAGCAACATTTAAAATGACATTAGCCGTCTTGCGCCCCACACCAGGAAGTGCCATCAGTGCTTCACGATTGTCAGGAACGTGACCACCATATTGATCAATCAAAAGACAGCAAAGTGCATAAATATTGCGAGCTTTTGCACGCCAAAGACCAATGGCACGGATATGATGTGCAATTCCTTCTTCCCCTAATGCAACCATTTTTTCTGGTCTATCAGCAAGACGAAATAATTTTTGCGTCACTTTGTTAACACCAGCATCTGTAGCTTGAGCTGAAAGAACAACGGCTATCAAAAGAGTAAAAACATTAGTATATGTAAGATCACTTTCAGGGGTGGGACGCTGAATAGAAAAGCGGCGAAATATTTCTGCAATTTCGTCTTCTCTATAAAATGTTTTAGTAATGTCTGTTTTAGTAATATCTTGCACCTTTAGTGATTTTATTCTTCTTTCAGCCATCTAATTTCTATTGTCTTACTTGGAAAGTATCACACATACCTGCTATCAAAAAATGCACTTAACCTAAGTTATTGCTACATGCATTACTCTTGTCACTCTATACATTATCGACAGAAAATATGGAAAATTCTCAAAAATATGCAATAATGCAATAATGCAATATTTTCATAATTCTCTAGCGTTGCCCACACATTCTTAACTGCTGATCGTAAAGTATAGCTGTTTTCTCCATATTCTGCGCTACTCTTATTGCTTTTGCATTTCCAAGGCCTCTGCTGCGCGCATAAGCACCATGCCCCATATAATAATTTAAATAAAGATTATAAGCATCATGATGTTTAACACCATTCCGTTGAACACTTTGACGATGATACCAAGCAACAAAATCAGCGGCATCAGAAAAATTAGTACGCCTTGCAAAAGACTGTCCTGTAGAGCGAAGATAGGCTTCCCATGTACCATCAAGCGCTTGAGAATAACCATAAGCTGTTGAAGGGCGCTTCCATGGAATAAAACCCAAAAGTTTCGTACGTGGAGGACGTGCATTATGACGAAAATTTGATTCCATACGAATTGTCGCAAGAATAATGGGCATCGGGATCCCATAACGCGCTTCTGCTTTTTTAGACGCTTTTCTCCAATTTTCAAAAAAACCATCTTTTTGAGCCAGAACGGCGCAAGCATTATTTGTGTACATAGGAGGTTTCGTTGAACAACCGCCCAAAAGAAAAACAAATGCTCCCCAAAATAAAAAATGCCGCATCATCCTTGTTCCTCTTGTCAATCGGTAAAAAGAAGTATCGATACTCAAAAACTCTCATTAATCAATCAAATGATTAAAATATACTTTATTGAGAGCTTTTTTATTCCTCATCAATCGAATGCAATATTTTCGACTGTGCATGAGTTGTTACCGATGTCGAAAGAGAAACATCCTCTTTTAATTCAAAGGATTCAATACGGTTAGCACGTTTCATAATTTTCGAAGATGATGTTAAAATCGCTTCAATATCATCACTCGTTTTGTAAAAATGCTTCTGTAAAGCACGGACACGTACATCCATTCTTTCGAAATCTTCTATCAATTTAGCTACTTCTGACTGGATCAAGTGCGCTTGTTCCCGCATTTTCGCATCTTTCATAATAGTCTGTACAACTTGAACAGATAACATCAATAAAGATGGCGATACAATGATAACATGCGCCCGATTAGCTTTTTGCACCAATGGCTCAAACTCTTCATAAATTGTTGCAAAAATTGATTCCGATGGCACAAAAAGAAAAGCTGTATCATGTGTTTCACCAGGAATTAAATATTTCTGTGCAATATCGCGAATATGGACATCCATATCGGTGCGAAATTGGCGTTCAGCTTCTTGACGTTCTTGAGACAATGAAGCTTTCTGCATTGCATTCCAAGCTTCTAAAGGAAATTTAGCATCAATAACAAGATCTGGCGCCTTATTGGGCATATGAATGAGACAATCTGGTCGCTTTCCATTTGAAAGAATCGCCTGAAAAACATAAGCATTAGCTGGCAAAGCATCAGCAATAATTGCCTCCATCCGTCCCTGACCAAAAATGCCACGCGTTTGCTTATTATTTAAAATAGCCTGCAA
This window contains:
- the pheT gene encoding phenylalanine--tRNA ligase subunit beta; this translates as MKFTLSWLRDHLETNASLDEICDKLTAIGLEVDHVDCASLEGFVIAKVLTAAKHPDADKLQILSVDTGAGTPIQVVCGAKNARVGLVSVLALPGTYVPGLDITLSVGKIRGVESFGMMCSQEELKLPGMRDGIIELPEDAPVGAQFATYAGLDDPVIDVGLTPNRSDCTGVRGIARDLAAAGIGRLKELPLSQLTGSFETSTQVSLDFSSGASLCLGFAWCEVRNVKNGASPQWMQQRLIAIGLRPINALVDITNYMTFDLGRPLHVFDADKVKGVLKVRRGFEGEQLQALNGKIYNLGPQNCVIADDEGVVSIAGIMGGKRTSCDEMTHRVIIESALWDSQNIAQTGRALGLISDARYRFERGVDPAFMESGLEIATELALRLCGGEASMMRVIGYQKPKTRQIVFPFSEIKRLTNLEIDHGQTVAILTRLGFSVAGEGDVVTVTVPTWRSDVVGKADLVEEVMRIYGLNKIEPMPLENFVEVKNKILTFSQICSRSARWALACRGMMEAVTWSFISESQACAFGGGQAQLKLANPIAVDMSVMRPSLLPGLLMAAQRNADRGFADLSLFEISNIYEGDTPDKQQCVAAGIRRETEKFEGAGRFWAGNAKAVDVFDAKADAFAVLTACGVDVSKVQIEVGAPNWYHPGCSGVIKLGPKIILGFFGTFHPDTLETLDVSGRLCGFEIFLDRIPEPKKKATKIRPALKASPFQMVRRDFAFVVDKTVSSSLIIRAASAADKKFIHSVQIFDLFEDLTLGEDKKSVAIEVAIQPVERTLTDEDLEALASKVVDNVTKMTGAYLRG
- the pheS gene encoding phenylalanine--tRNA ligase subunit alpha — protein: MSDIERLEQEIFLALEAACDEQELEAVRVAALGKKGSISERLKALGNISADERLKVGPALNELKKRILELLAQKRDIFKRQATALRLSKERVDVTLPVRSSPVERGRIHPISQVIDELIAIYADMGFSIAEGPDIETDYYNFTALNFPEGHPAREMHDTFFFSEDATGNRKVLRTHTSPVQIRVMEKKQAPIRIIIPGKTYRMDSDATHSPMFHQVEGLVIDKTSNIAHMMWLHETFCKAFFEVPSVKMRFRPSFFPFTEPSMEVDIQCDRSGSEVKFGEGHDWLEILGCGMVHPQVLKNVGFDPDEYQGFAWGMGIDRIAMLKYGMPDLRAFFDADLRWLDHYGFRCFDISTLFSRLGNV
- the rplT gene encoding 50S ribosomal protein L20; the protein is MARVKRGVTAHAKHKKILKQAEGFYGRRKNTIRAAKAAVDRSKQYAYRDRKNRKRTFRALWIQRINAAVRMEGLTYGRFIDGLSKAGIEIDRKVLSDIAIHEPTVFSALVASAKKALEYLKDTTPNAFEGAVK
- the rpmI gene encoding 50S ribosomal protein L35, coding for MPKMKTKSSAKKRFKITATGKIKVAAAGKRHGMIKRSNKFIRDARGTMILAEPDAKKVIHCYLPNGL
- the nth gene encoding endonuclease III, with amino-acid sequence MAERRIKSLKVQDITKTDITKTFYREDEIAEIFRRFSIQRPTPESDLTYTNVFTLLIAVVLSAQATDAGVNKVTQKLFRLADRPEKMVALGEEGIAHHIRAIGLWRAKARNIYALCCLLIDQYGGHVPDNREALMALPGVGRKTANVILNVAFSQPTIAVDTHIFRLGNRLGLAPGKTPEMVEEKLVKIIPSYYMRYAHHWLILHGRYICKARKAQCTQCIIADLCKAAIKTNTIPAPLVEIKGNGAPVFFQ
- a CDS encoding membrane protein, which codes for MRHFLFWGAFVFLLGGCSTKPPMYTNNACAVLAQKDGFFENWRKASKKAEARYGIPMPIILATIRMESNFRHNARPPRTKLLGFIPWKRPSTAYGYSQALDGTWEAYLRSTGQSFARRTNFSDAADFVAWYHRQSVQRNGVKHHDAYNLYLNYYMGHGAYARSRGLGNAKAIRVAQNMEKTAILYDQQLRMCGQR
- a CDS encoding DNA recombination protein RmuC, which translates into the protein MAMPLLVGIGFFVIIHYYRKRALLGSEAAERARETQMQMATLLKTQAEMQGRMQTIAEIFGQRQAELNQSICERLNGMTTNLGQTLQVQTQSTHENLTRLQERLAVIDAAQNNIQSLTGQVIQLQAILNNKQTRGIFGQGRMEAIIADALPANAYVFQAILSNGKRPDCLIHMPNKAPDLVIDAKFPLEAWNAMQKASLSQERQEAERQFRTDMDVHIRDIAQKYLIPGETHDTAFLFVPSESIFATIYEEFEPLVQKANRAHVIIVSPSLLMLSVQVVQTIMKDAKMREQAHLIQSEVAKLIEDFERMDVRVRALQKHFYKTSDDIEAILTSSSKIMKRANRIESFELKEDVSLSTSVTTHAQSKILHSIDEE